The proteins below come from a single Crossiella sp. CA-258035 genomic window:
- a CDS encoding helix-turn-helix transcriptional regulator, whose amino-acid sequence MESLSEQAFLVLTALADEPRHGYGLIQEVKALSEDRVQLAAGTLYGLLDRLARQGLVALDREEVENSRLRRYYRLTDEGAEAVRTAAERMAEGAKLVKQRLVRRRLFRATGRLT is encoded by the coding sequence ATGGAGAGTCTCTCTGAGCAGGCGTTTCTGGTGTTGACCGCGCTGGCGGACGAGCCTCGGCACGGGTATGGGCTGATCCAGGAGGTCAAGGCGCTCTCCGAGGACCGGGTGCAGCTGGCGGCGGGGACGCTGTACGGGCTGCTGGACCGGCTGGCGCGGCAGGGGCTGGTCGCGCTGGACCGGGAGGAGGTGGAGAACTCCCGGTTGCGGCGCTACTACCGGCTCACCGACGAGGGTGCGGAGGCGGTGCGCACCGCGGCGGAGCGGATGGCCGAGGGGGCGAAGCTGGTCAAGCAGCGGTTGGTGCGGCGGCGGTTGTTCCGGGCCACGGGGAGGCTGACGTGA